A stretch of DNA from Gimesia chilikensis:
ATCTCGCTGATCCATGATCACGCGGGCTGCTTCACGAACTTCTGCATCGCTCAGTCGCTTCAGGTTACCCAACTCGGCCAGCGGTTCCAGGATGCGGGTCGCTTTCGATACAGTGCTTTCCATCAGGATAATGTCGAGCATTTCGCGTCGCATGCCCTGCATGGAAGCGATCTGTTCTTTCACGCTGTCCTGCAGCTCTCCCAGAACTTCCAGCGTTTCAGCAGCTTCGACCACGCGGTCCGTTTCAGCCAGCAGTTTCGTCTGAATATCCATCAACGATTTCAAGTTGGTGTCAGCCTCCGTCAGTTTCAGATTCTCATCAGTCAGTGTCTGCTGCAGCGAGACCATCAGCTCAGCGTGCTTCTGAGCGGCTGCCAGCGGTTCTGACTGGGAAATCAGGCTCTGCTGCAGGTCGATCATCTTCTGGCTGTTGGTACGGGCAACTTCCAACTGCTCTGACTGATCAACAATCTGCTGCTTGAAATTCAGAAACTCACTAAAGGCTGTCTGAGCATCTTTGATGCCTGTGGACTGATTAGCAGCCAGCTTCTGCAGCTTGATCATTTCATCCAGTGTCGACTGGGTCTGTTTGACCTGCTGCTCCTGTGAGGCCAGGCGATCCTGCATCGCCAGCATATCATCCAGCGCGGTACGGGCTTTGGTGGTTAAGCCTTCCTGCTGGAGAACCTGTTTCTGAAACTGATCGATCTTTTGGATGGAAGCGAGCGCCTCTTCCGTCTGCTCAGCTTCTTTTTCCAGTAAGATTCGAAGATCGCGAATCTCTGCCACAGCTACTTTGGCTTCGGAGAGCTGTTTGGCCTGTGAATTGAGTACGGTCAACAGATTGTTGACCTGCCAGGCACTGGTTTTGGCACCAACCAGTTTATCCATATCCTGTTGGACTGACACCAACTCTGACTGCAACTGACCGATCTGACTCAGCATCGGCCGTGCTACTACAAAATACATACTAAGAAGACCAGCGGCCACTCCAACAAGCATCATTGCCCAGGTGTTCTGGATTGTCGAAAGGCGTGCGTTGGTATCTAAACGATATTGTCTTTCCCCTGAAGTCCTCAAGGCTCTATCTCCCAGCGTGATGATTTAACTCGGACGTAAAATTGGCACATCCTGTAGGTTTTGACCATGCATCCTTGCAAAACCATTACTGCTGTACTACCTAATATCGCCATTTTGACATTTGAAGTTTCTTCATTCTTGCCCAAATCCCCAAACAATTCCAAAAATTCTGCTTGCTCGAATCACGTTCGTGACCTATGTCTGTCACCTGATTTTTCACTCAACCCGTTTGACAGCAATGACAATCGTGGTGCCAACATGATAAAGTGTGTGCTGGCTTTCATTTGAGATACGAGGATATAAGCATGCTGGAAATTCAAATCGATTATGCCACTCTGGAAGACTGCGAAATCATTACGCATTTTAATCTTGAGCTGGCGCGGGAAACGGAATCAAAAAATCTGGATCAGGACCTGGTACGCACAGGCGTGGTGGAGTCACTGGGTGATTCGCGCGGTTGTCAGTATTTTGTGGCCCGCCATCAGGACACCGTGGTTGGTCAGATCATGTTCACCCGCGAATGGAGTGACTGGCGTAACGGAGAATTCTGGTGGTTCCAGAGTGTGTACGTCGATCCGGCATACCGCCGGCAGGGAGTATTCAAACAGCTGTCCGACCACGTGGAAAAACTGGCTCGCTCCAAGCCCGATGTCGTCGGCCTGCGTCTCTATGTAGAAAAAGAAAACGACCGTGCGCAGTCTACCTACCACCAGTTGGGGTTTGGCTTTCCCGGCTACCAGGTGATGGAAAAGATGCTCGATCGTTGACGGAAGGCCCCCAGACGACCAAAATCGAGTCTGGATCTCCGCCTGCGCCACGGCTCCAGTTAACGAATCACTACTCCAGGAAGAACATCCATGTCACAATCTGAATCAAGTGAAATCCTGCTCCCCAAACTGACCCGCCGCGAATTCCGCGAGCGTATGCAGTCCGGCGAACTGAAAGCCTGCATCATCCCCGTGGCAGCCACAGAGCAGCATCTGGAACACCTGGCCATGGAGCATGACTGGAGAAGTGTCATGCTGGTCGCAACCGAGGCCGCTCGCCTGCTGTCACCGGAAGTTCTGGTGGCACCTTCCATGAATATTGGAATCAGCGAACACCACATGCGACACCCCGGTACATTATCCGCACTGCCCGGCAGCTGGCTGAGCGTGCTGTTTGACACCATTCGCAGTATGCACCATGCCGGCTTCACAAATATCCTGGTGCTCAACGGCCATGGTGGAAACATTGCCCCCTGCCTGGGAATGTGGGGACAGTTCCAGCAGCGGCTGGAAATCAATCTGCATTTCGAGTCCTACTGGAATCTACTGCCTGAAGAAGTCGCCCTGGCGAATCTGAAAACCGAACGCTGGCCCGGTCATGCCCAGGAATTCGAAACCGCATTTGCCATGGCGGCGTTCCCGGAAAATGTCCGGAACGACGCGATGCAGGATCAGGAAGACAAAGAACCCCTGGAAGCCACTGCAGAGGCAGGGCAGAAGATGATTGACGAGATCGTCAAACAGGTCGCCGGGTACGTTTCAGGCATGATTGATGGCAGCAACACTGTCGAGATCCCCCCGTTTCACCCCTGAGCATGAAACGGGGAGAATTATTTTAGCCTCTATTTCGCGGGCTGACAGTAACTCAACGCCAGCAACGCATATGCGGTTGCCAGATTGGGATCTGATTCATACCAGCGTTTCTGGGTGTTGGTCCAGCTCCCGTTTTCGTTTTGCAGTTCAGCCAGTTGATTGACCAGTTCGGCCCGCCAGTTGTGGGCCGTACCCTTTTCATCTTTAAACTCATCGACCTGCATCGCATCCAGTGCTTTCGCAAAAGTATGGAAGTAGTAATACAGGCCCATCAGCCCCATGCCGGGATTTTCCTTCAACGTATAATGACGTCGGATCCACTCGGTAGCGGCTTTGACTCGCTTATCCTTCTCATCAACGCCGGCAAAAATCATGCTTTTCAGACCTGCATAGGTCATGCTGCCATAAGAACGCAGTCCGCCATCCGGAGTTGTCCCCGCCTGCGAAGTTCCCCCCGCTGCTGGCGTGTAGTAGAAACCGCCGTCATTGACTTTCGAAGCAAAGGGCGTCGTATTAAATTCCGATTCCAGGTTCTGAGTTCGCGATACGAACACAAGCGCCTTCTGAATTGCAGGGTCGTCTGATTTCACTCCAGCCTTCCGCAGCGCTTCGATCAGAAACTGGGTATTGGAAAGGTCAGGACGCTGATGCCCCCCGTAGCCGGCACCACCATAAAAAGTGTCGGAAGACTCGATTCCTTCCCCTTTATCCCACTGCAGCCCGCGAAGAAATTTCTCTGCATTCTTGATGGTCTGATCATAACGACCATCTTTATTGGCTGCATGCAGCGCCATGATCGAGATACAGGTTTCATAGTTACGGTGATTACTTTTCGAGTAGTAAATTCCGCCATCTTTCTGAATGTAACCTTCCAGTCGCTTCAGGGCTTTCGCCACAACGGGGTCGCTGGCAGGCACACCACTTTCCAGCAAGGCAGTCGTGACCAGTGCACTGATACCGGGTACGGTTTCAGTCGTCCACAGGCCGTCTTCCAGCTGGCTGTTTTTTAAATAATTGATGCCGGCTTTCTGGATCTTCTGCAACTTCTCCACATCGACCTTTTTAGCCGGTGCGTCGGCAGCAAAACTGACTGAAGCCAGCGCAGCCCAGGCCACTGCACAGATTCCGACAAAACTCAAAACTCGTCTGCTCGATAACATCAACAGTTCCTCACTCTCGTTCTTTCAAGGATATCACTCAAAGATCAGCATCATCCCTGCATTCCGGATTTTAGACGGAACTAAAAGAGAACTCAGCTCTGTGACGCCCGGGACAGAGCCTGCACCTTAAGACAGGAAAAACACTACGATGGGGTACCAGAGGGTACATCCTGATTATATCCGTCCCCCATTCAGATAGAAAATGACGATTTCCGGTTTTCATAAAAATTTGTCAGCGTCATGGATAACCGTACCCTGTTTCCTCTATAATCGGCTGTGTAATTCCTGAATTCAGGATTTCTGGCTTAAATTCATTCTCCGGACTGACTCAGTACTCCACCCATGGCGACAGCAACTTCAGAACTGGACCAGGCGCAGACCTCAGCCGTCTATCAGGAAGAGGTCTATTCTAATCAGCCTCGAAAACTGAGCCTGGACATGCAGATTGAAACCCCAGAGAATGTCATTCTGACCTACCAGCTGGCAGGGCCGGCACAACGCTATCTGGCCTATCTGATTGATCTTATCATCCGCATGGTTGTCATGATTGGATTACTGATGTTCGTCATGCCGATGATGAGTCTGGTCTTGCCCGGAACCGCCCTCGGCCTGTTCCTGGTTCTGATGTTCCTCAATACCTGGGGTTACTACACGATCTCAGAAGGATTCTTCAAAGGACAATCCATCGGGAAACACTTTTGTGGTATCCGCGTAATCCGTGAAGGGGGCTACCCAATCACCTTCTGGCCCGCCGTACTGAGAAACCTCGTGCGAAGTGCTGATGCGATTATGTTCTATGGAATCGGCATCACCTCCATGCTGCTGACACGGCGTTTCCAGAGACTCGGAGATCTGGCTGCAGGCACAGTCGTAATCCAGGAGCGTTCGCTGAAACTCCCTCGAAAACCCGTGATTCTGGATAAAATCAAACCCCTCGACAAAAATGAAATCGGCAGCTTCCTTCCGCGAGACGAAGTCCTGTCGCTGATCGACGAATTTATCGGACGCCGTCATGTTTTGACCTATGAACGGGGGCATGCCCTGGCAGCAATTCTGGCACAAAATCTGGCCGATCGACTGCACTATTCCGGGGACCCGAAAAAAGTGACTCACTACCCCATGGCATTTCTCGCAGCCGTCTATAAAACATTCAGCTTCAGTCAGGCTGAAGAAGAACAGGATGTGGTCTCCGAATACCTGAAACAGTCTGGCTTCGGGGAGTTTCATGATGAATAAGCATAAGTTCATTCAGCAACGCAGACCCCAGTGGAAACGATTCGAAGAGTTTCTGTACGGCACCTCCCGCAAATCCCTGTCCAAACTGGAAGCGGAACAGATCACGGAATTTTCCCGGCTGCTTCGTGAAGTTTCTCACGATCTGGCCACCATTCGCTCCCGCGGCTGGGGACACGACCTGATCTCTTACCTGAACGATCTGGTCGCGCGCGGGCATAACCTGTTTTATGGCGCCCCGCCCAGCAATCTCTCCGTTTTTTATCGCTATGTGTCCCTCGAATTTCCCCGTCTGTTTCGCGCCAACATCGGCTACTTCCTGACAGCCTGCCTGTTGTTCTTTCTGCCTCTGGGGATCAGCTGGTACGTGGTGCAGAACAATCCCAGTCTCGCCTCGCGGGTCATCCCCGAAGAAATCATGTCCCGCTTTGACACGATGTATTCAGACCATGGCGAGTCTGATCCGGACAATGCGAGCGAGGAGGATTCAGAGTCGGAATCAGAAGGGAGATCCAGCTTTGGAGATGAACGGGCAACCATGGCCGGTTTCTACATCAACAATAACGTGGGCATCGCATTGAAATGTTTCGCGCTGGGAATTCTGCTCGGCATCGGCACCGTTTATACCCTGCTGTTTAATGGAATTTTTCTGGGAGCCGTCTCCGGTTACGTCATCAGCCAGGGACACGGTGAGCGTTTCTTAAGCTTTGTTATCTCGCACGGTTCTTTTGAACTGACGGCCATTGCCGTTGCGGGAGGCGCCGGACTGATGCTGGGAAATGCCCTGATTCATCCGGGCCAGAGAACGCGATTTCAGTCGTTGCAGGTTCGCGGACTGGAAGCAGTGCAAATCGCAGGCGGCGCGGCTGTCATGCTAGTGGTAGCGGCATTGATTGAAGCCTTCTGGTCTCCCTCTGATGTATCCCCCATGTTGAAGTACAGTGTCGGCAGTGTGCTCTGGTTGATTGTTTTTCTGTACCTCGCTTTTGCCGGACTCCAGTCTGATGAAACGGGTGAGACCGCAGCTCAACCAGGTCCTTCTGAGAAACCAGGGGAGCTTCCATCGGCATGATGCGTTTCGAGAAGATCAATATCGCTCTGGTACCCCGGAAGGCCAGCAGTTGCCTGGACCTGGCGATCCGTTTCTATGGACGGTTCCTGATCCCGATCCTCAAACTCTGGGCGATCATCGCGATCCCGGCCTGCACCCTCGTGTATTGCCTCAGCTATTATTTTCTGCTGGACCTGCGGATGGCACTGACTGTGGCCTTCTTTGCCTCATCGCCGCTGGGGGTTCTGCTCACCTGGAATTCAGCCCTGTTTGCGTTCGGAAACACTCCGGGCATGGGAAGCCTGAGACGCCAGTTCCAGTTTCGAATGATTCCTTTGATGCTGTTCTGCCTGGCAGAGAGAGCCCTGTTCTTTATCGGTCCTGCCCTGCTCTTCTTTTCCGGTAATATGCTCGGCCTGCTGGGATTCATCTACTGTTTCTTTCCCGGCATCTGGATTCTGGTACGCAGCGGATTCCGGGTCGAACAGGCTGTTCTGGATTATGCAGGTGTCGCCTCGCAGGAAGATGCCTCGCACGATCATCGCACAAAAGACCTGATCAAGACCAACTTCGGCTCACTCTTTGGCCGGGGACTGGCGATCTTTCTCTTCTGCTACATCCTGACACTGATCCTGTTTATCACCTTCGACTACCTCTGCTACACCCTGCTGGAGTTCCCGATCCTGATTGGACAGATCCCCTACCTGCTGGATCCGAAAACCGCCGATGATACGCTGATCAATATCATGCTGTTGATGACAACAGACCCCCGCGTGCTGGCCATGCTGACGGCATTCATCCTGCTGGTCTATCCCATTGGCCGCCTGGCCTGGTTCTTTACTTATATCGACCTGCGCGTGCGACTGGACTGCTGGGATATGGAACTCCGAATGACCGAAGTCTCTGAGAATCTGACATTCAAGGAGGTTTCGTTATGACAGCCTCTCGAGTACGCTTCCAGAGCAGAGTCTCCCTGTTTCTCAGTCTGGGAATCCTCCTGCTGACCCCGGTGTTTCTCGCTGCACAGCAGGAAAATGATTATACCGATCTGTCATCTCCTGACCAGGTGATGCTGAAGCAGGACATGCAGGAGATTCTGAAACGGCCCGAATTTCGACATCTGACCCGCGAACGCGAACTCGCTCAGGAAGCCGACGTAGATCTGGATGACTGGATCAAAGATTCTCCCCGACAGAGCAGCTACGACACCTCTGCCATCTCCGGTGTCGCCGGGCTGATTTTTCTCTACCTGTCGTATGCTGCAGTGATTTGTGCCTGTCTCCTTGTTCTGTTCCTGCTGGTGAAAGCTGTGACTGGCTTTAAGCTTTCCAGAGAGCACAACATGAAATCCGACTCCTCTCAACTACAGGGAGAGATGGTTCTGGAGGAGCATGTCTCGCCCGCTGAATTAGCGGCAGCCACTTACCTCGAACGGGCACAGGAACTCGCCCGATCAGGTAACTACCATCAAGCTATCATCCAGCTACTGTATGGATCGATGAGCTTCATTGAACGCTCGGGATGGATCCGGTTCCGTAAAGGATTAACTTATCGCGATTATATGCGTGCAGCACGCCCGCATGGCCTGGCCGGTGAATCACTGCGTCAGATGATTCGCACTTATGAACCCCTGGGATTCGGCCGCCGGGTCGCAACCCGAGAACATTTTGAAAGTACACTCCAGCATTATGAATCAGCCTTCCAGAAAGAAACGTGAACGCAGAAATGCGGGCTGGTTCTGGCTGGCCGCACTCTGTCTGCTACTTCCTTTGCACCTCTGGTTTCCGGAGTTCGGTACCGGTGCGCTGGACGATTCCTACAGTTCCTCCGCCAGCGGGAAAAAAGCATTTTATCTCCTGCTCGATCATGAATCGTTTCAAACAGAACGCAACCGGACTCCTCTAAGCGTCCTGCTGCAAACACTCGATTACGACGAAACCGTCTGCATCCTCGGCCCGGCCCGCTATCCCAGTCCACTGGAATGGTCGTCTCTGCTGGCCTGGGTCGAAGAGGGCGGGCGACTGGTCATCTCAGCTAATCCCAAACATCCGCAGTTCCAGGTGGAACCGCTGGAACTCAGCGTGGAATATCTCGATGAAGTCGAACGGGAAAACATGCCGCGTGTTGAGAAAAAAGAGGATGACGAAGACAAAGAGGAATCCGATCTCAGCCTGCTGATGAAAGGCGAACATGACCTGATCGAAGCCCAGGCATCCACTGTGTTTCCTGATGTCCCCTCACTCGTCTGGGATACCAATGCACGGGTTACCTCCGCAACGGGTCAGGCTCTGGTCACTGCAGGAGAGACCCAGCAGGCCGTCCGACTGCATCATGGCTTGGGAACCGTTGTTGTCTCCGCTTCCTCGGAAATCTTTTCAAATCAGTCCATGGTAGACGGCGGCAGCGTTGCGGCATTTCGGCTCATTGAGGCTGCCGGACCTCCTGAGTATTTCGTCGTTGATGAATCATTGAATGCTTCGGGAACATCGAAAGTCGTCGCCCTGCTGATCGACCCGACCTTCCGCCCCCTGACAATCCAGCTGCTGATCACACTGCTGATTTTTGGCTGGTGGAGAAGCAATCGTTTCGGGCCGATCCTCTCTTCCCACATTCTGCCCCGGCATAATATTGTTTCGCATACCGATAACGTCGGCAATTTACACTATAAAAAAGCCAACGGGCGTGCTTTACTATTCGCGTATATCAAGCAGCTGTTTTCAGAACTGAATCTCAGGCATTTCCGTGGCGAGGAACATCGCGTACTCGACCCCATCGCGAGACGTTTGGATGAAGATCCAAAGCAAATCAAAAGGTTCCTGAAAAAAGCGGCCCAAATCGCGAAGAGTAAAAAAGTGAATCGCCATCAGATGGGTGAGCTGATTCGAAAACTGTCTAAAATCAGACAGGCTGCTTCGCCCGGGAAATATCAGAAGAAATAACGAAAGCCCATTTGTGATTACCTACCATTCGATCGCCAAAGTCGGCGACATTCCGGAAGGAGAAGGACGCGCTTATCATCTCGAAGGCCTGATGATCGCCGTCTTCCTCAAAGAAGGCCAGTATACCGCCATCAATGATTTCTGCCCTCACCAGGGAGCGCCCCTCTCAACCGGCTATGTCGACGAAGAGGGAGCGGTTACCTGTCCCTGGCATGCCTGGCGATTCTGTATCAAGGATGGCACCTGGCTGGATAATCCCAAATCAAAATTACAGGTTCCCGTATACCCGCTGCGAATCGAAGGGGATGACATCCAGGTGGGACTGGAACTCCCTGAAGAAGAGGCCCCCTCGGCTCCCGCTGACTAAAGCTCGCAGGAACTACCCGGTTCCAGTACCACCGGTTCGGCTGTGGTCTGGCTTCGTACCTGATGAGCCCACGCAGCGGCATCCTGTTCAATCAGAGGCCAGGTATTGTAGTGCATGGGAATAACCCGTTTGGGTTCGATCAGTTTCGTCGCCCGTACTGCATCTTCCGGTCCCATAGTGAAGTTATCGCCGATCGGCAGGATTGCCAGGTCAACGCCTTCTTCACCAATCAGCTTCATGTCATAAAACAGACCGGTATCAGCGGCGAAGTAAATCGTTCCCTCATCCAATTTCAAGAGAATGCCACAGGGGCTGCCGCCGTTGCTTCCGTCCGGCAGCATCGATCCATGATGGGCGATCGTCAGCTTGACGGTCCCAAACTCATGTTGATAGGAACCACCAATATGCTGAGGGTGTACGTTTTCGATTCCCTGTTTCCCCATCCATTCGATAATTTCGAAATTGGCAACCACCAGTGCTTTGGTGCGTTTCGCGATCTCGACGGTATCCCCGACATGATCGCCGTGCCCGTGACTGACAATGATTGCATCAGCTTCGACGGCATCGGCGGAGACGCTCGCGCTGGGATTCCCTGTCAGAAAGGGATCCAGGAGAATGGTTTTTCCATTGGTTTCAATCTGAAAGGAGGAATGTCCCAGCCAGGTAATCTTTGTTGCCATGCTTGCCTCGAAGGTAAAGAGAAAGGAGTGATCCTGATTTCCGTACCTGCAAGATACAACAGATCGAAGTCCAATTTCAAGCAGTCGGTTTCATTCGCTGTGAACTGAGCCAGATCGCTCCCAGTAGAAAGCAGACCAGTGCGAAGTTCCCCAACCAGTCGGAGAGGAACAACCAGCCGATCAGCCCTATCAGAGCCAGGAAGATACCGCCCCATTTTCGGAGCACCATCGAATCTCCGTAGCGGGTGACAATCAGAATCAGAAAGATCAGCATCCCTGCCCAGAAGATCGTCCAGATCAGGGCGGAACCGAAGGCAAACGTATTTTCAGGACGGACCTTGAGTGCCAGTTTGGGATGCCCATTGACCTTGGTGAATTCCAGCTTGTGTCCCTTCAGGGGAATATCAAACTTCAGTGAAATTCCGCCAGCTTGCGTCCAGCCAGCCTGTTGTAATTCAGCACCCAGCATCTCAGATTCTGCGGGAGCTTCTCCGAAAGCAGGCCTGGAACCTGGGTCGTAAAGATCCCCCATCGGTTGCCCCTGGATGGCCCCCTGATTGGGTAGCATTGCTCCTCCGAAACCGCCTCCTTGCCCACGCCCTTCAGCCAGGCTGTTATCTCTCCCCCTTCTCTGGAAGGCATCATATTCCAGTGATTCTCTCATATTCTGTGTTCGATCACTGGGAGAGACACCAAATGGAGATCCGTTTTCAAAGTGTTGTCTCTGGTTGAACCGGGGCTGATTCGGCATCGCCTGTTGTTGCTGCAACTCCTGCTGAGGCATCGCAAAATCATTCGCATTCTGCAGGCTCTGCTGACGGCGTAAGGCTCGGCTGTCGGCAGGTGTTGTCTGCTGAATACCTTTCTTCCCATGCGCCTGCTTGGGTGCGGCATTGCGAATCGTAAAACTTTTCAGTTTGGGCAGGTCACTGGCAGTATTTGATGAAGCCGATCCATCACCGTTCGACGATTCAGCCGGGGCGCGATTCAAATTGTATAATGAGGCATTATTTCCGATTACGAGGCTGTTGAAAGCGTCTTCGGAATCAAAATCGGAGAGTCCATTTGTATTCACCGCGTCGTTCAACATTTTATCCTGCTGTGCCTGACGCTGTTGTTCCTTTCGCTGCAGTTCGCTGATCTGCTGTTTGATCCGCTGCCCCTGCTGTCTGGTCTGGGCATCGTCATCCGTATCTAACTGTTTCCCCAGTTCTTTCAGGTTGGAGATAACCCGTTTTCGCACCCGGTCACTCTTACTGCCACTGTATACGGAGTAAAGGTTCTCCACATCTTTCTGAACACTCGTCAGCGAAAGCTGATATTGGGTGAACTCTGATTCCGACAGAACAGGTGACATATTCGTGCGCGAGTTATCCAGTAAGGGAGTTGCCGAATAGTCGTCGGGAACATAAACAGTCCACTTGGTCTGGGCGACGGGAATTCCATACTCGGCATTCTCAGCAGGTGTGACGATCCGCGGCGGTTCCAGATCGAGTGTCTGTCCCTGCCAGTTGAATCTACCCTGAGGCAAACTGGATTCCAGCCGACCGACGAGAATCAGATTGACTGAAAAAGAAAGATCAGCCGCACTCGTTTTAGGGAGTGCCAGCAGATAGATCACCTGCTTTTGTGTTGTTTTTTCTTCACCCTTCTCTGTTGGTTCCGCTATCTGTTTCAGTAATACCGGGGCTGTCGGTACACCTTTGACAAAGGCACTCAACACCTGCGACCGTTCCGGAAGCATGACTGCCAGAAACTGACGTGATCGGTTACGTAAGCGGTATTCTGCATGCGTTTTCCAGCTGCCATCGTGAGCCAGCACGGTCGTCAACTGTGAAAGATTCACCGCAGCGGCGGCTCCCTGGTCTGCCTGGAACTGCTGAATCTGGTACTCGGGGGGCTTACCATTCCCCTGCAGCCGAGCCAGAGTCATCGCCTGGTTAGCCAGGGCATCATCGAGTGTCAGCGGCATTTCATCACGGTCGACCGTCGTGATTGATTCCGGATTCAGCAGGTTCAATCGTGCCCAGCTGTGATTCACCAGCATCAGATAATGCTGCTGGATTTCCAGTTCGGTCGTTTGTGAATCGACCTGGATACTGGTGTCCATGACACGAACCTGGGGAATCTCAATCTTCCCGGTCACCGGCGGTGCCTGCGTGGTTTCTGCGGTGATGAAATACGTTCCTTCGACCGAGTTCTGCAGGTGAATCGTCCATTGGATAATTTCATTGCCGATTACGCGTTTGTTGATCTGTCGAATCGAATCCCCGCGGAAGTCCAGATGTTCTCCGAGCCAGGCAGGTGTCGTAAACGACAACACGTCGGTTGCTGCTCCCTGAATCGACCAGCGAATCCCCACCGTGTGGCTGACCGACACATTACCCACCGTCGTCATCACCAGTGAGTTAGCCGTCACATTTGGCTGAGCCGGAGTCAGTTCCAGTTTGATCCACTCCGGTAACTCTGCCGAGGATCGATAAGCGAATTGGGGTAGGCTCGGACGCTGAGCTTTCAACTCGGGTGACAAATCAGCAGATGAAATCGCCCGCCAGTCTTCCAGTTCGGGAGCACGGGCCACCAGCGCTTCGTCAATCCAGATAGCCAGATCGCTGCGTACAGAAGAGACAACCAGCGGCGTGGGGATCACAACTTCTGCCTGTTGCTGGTTTCCCTCCCGGGGCACCACACCATCAACCACGATTTCTGCCAGACTGGTTTTGAGCTCGGCAAATTCGAGAACCAGCACCCGCATGTCATCGGCGTTCTGTTCAATTACATACCAGTCATCCAGCCCCTGTGCCTGGACACTCAAGACGAGATAGGCTTCGGGTAGTTCCAGCACAAACGTTGATTCGGGAATGCCTTTAAGCTGATAGCGAATGCGGCTGGAAATACTCAGTTTACGAGGCGAAACAAGGACTCCATGCTCAGCGAGGGCCTGTTTTTCAGCTTGTTTTCGGGAAAGGAAGAACTGAGTCTCCACGGGCCGACGTGAAAACCGGTAAGCCCATTGGGGCTGCAGAGTGTGGCCTGCTATTTTCCAGACCGGTGATGCGGTTTCCGGATTCACATACTTCTGAGTATCGATTTGTATCGCTCCGGATATTTTCTCCGGACGAATCTGAAACTGAGGCTCTGCGTAGACGCCGATGGTCCCGGTTTCATTTGTGATGGTTTCAGGAACAAACTGGGGCAGGTTGAGCGAACGATTCTGCTTTCCAACAGACAGCGACTGAAACGCTTCCACTTTGACGCGTGTCCTATCTTTGATATCGCGTCTTAAAAAGACTTTGATACGTCGATCATCTCCGGTCCCCACCATCTCCCAGCCACCCACATCAGGACCGGTTACGGACTGAATGCGAATGTCCCCGGGAACCTTCAATAATGCCTGGTTAATCGTCCCCTGTCGCACCTGATATTGATGCAGACTGTGCAACCGCTGTCCCGCGTCCTGGACAACCGCTGACAGACTGGTATCACAATGCACAATGCCTTGAATCGCACCCCGCTCTTCTGCCTGACGCCAGGAAATCTGCAGTTGGCCTCCCTGATCTACAGGCAGCTCTAGTTTCGCTTTACCTGCGGCTGTCTGTTTCCGATAAGTGGACCGGGTTCCCGTAATGCTGACCTCCGAAGTCGCATCGGGAAGATCGAGTGTCAATCG
This window harbors:
- a CDS encoding DUF4129 domain-containing protein, with the translated sequence MTASRVRFQSRVSLFLSLGILLLTPVFLAAQQENDYTDLSSPDQVMLKQDMQEILKRPEFRHLTRERELAQEADVDLDDWIKDSPRQSSYDTSAISGVAGLIFLYLSYAAVICACLLVLFLLVKAVTGFKLSREHNMKSDSSQLQGEMVLEEHVSPAELAAATYLERAQELARSGNYHQAIIQLLYGSMSFIERSGWIRFRKGLTYRDYMRAARPHGLAGESLRQMIRTYEPLGFGRRVATREHFESTLQHYESAFQKET
- a CDS encoding GNAT family N-acetyltransferase, yielding MLEIQIDYATLEDCEIITHFNLELARETESKNLDQDLVRTGVVESLGDSRGCQYFVARHQDTVVGQIMFTREWSDWRNGEFWWFQSVYVDPAYRRQGVFKQLSDHVEKLARSKPDVVGLRLYVEKENDRAQSTYHQLGFGFPGYQVMEKMLDR
- a CDS encoding creatininase family protein, which translates into the protein MSQSESSEILLPKLTRREFRERMQSGELKACIIPVAATEQHLEHLAMEHDWRSVMLVATEAARLLSPEVLVAPSMNIGISEHHMRHPGTLSALPGSWLSVLFDTIRSMHHAGFTNILVLNGHGGNIAPCLGMWGQFQQRLEINLHFESYWNLLPEEVALANLKTERWPGHAQEFETAFAMAAFPENVRNDAMQDQEDKEPLEATAEAGQKMIDEIVKQVAGYVSGMIDGSNTVEIPPFHP
- a CDS encoding RDD family protein codes for the protein MATATSELDQAQTSAVYQEEVYSNQPRKLSLDMQIETPENVILTYQLAGPAQRYLAYLIDLIIRMVVMIGLLMFVMPMMSLVLPGTALGLFLVLMFLNTWGYYTISEGFFKGQSIGKHFCGIRVIREGGYPITFWPAVLRNLVRSADAIMFYGIGITSMLLTRRFQRLGDLAAGTVVIQERSLKLPRKPVILDKIKPLDKNEIGSFLPRDEVLSLIDEFIGRRHVLTYERGHALAAILAQNLADRLHYSGDPKKVTHYPMAFLAAVYKTFSFSQAEEEQDVVSEYLKQSGFGEFHDE
- a CDS encoding prenyltransferase/squalene oxidase repeat-containing protein codes for the protein MLSSRRVLSFVGICAVAWAALASVSFAADAPAKKVDVEKLQKIQKAGINYLKNSQLEDGLWTTETVPGISALVTTALLESGVPASDPVVAKALKRLEGYIQKDGGIYYSKSNHRNYETCISIMALHAANKDGRYDQTIKNAEKFLRGLQWDKGEGIESSDTFYGGAGYGGHQRPDLSNTQFLIEALRKAGVKSDDPAIQKALVFVSRTQNLESEFNTTPFASKVNDGGFYYTPAAGGTSQAGTTPDGGLRSYGSMTYAGLKSMIFAGVDEKDKRVKAATEWIRRHYTLKENPGMGLMGLYYYFHTFAKALDAMQVDEFKDEKGTAHNWRAELVNQLAELQNENGSWTNTQKRWYESDPNLATAYALLALSYCQPAK
- a CDS encoding stage II sporulation protein M; this translates as MMNKHKFIQQRRPQWKRFEEFLYGTSRKSLSKLEAEQITEFSRLLREVSHDLATIRSRGWGHDLISYLNDLVARGHNLFYGAPPSNLSVFYRYVSLEFPRLFRANIGYFLTACLLFFLPLGISWYVVQNNPSLASRVIPEEIMSRFDTMYSDHGESDPDNASEEDSESESEGRSSFGDERATMAGFYINNNVGIALKCFALGILLGIGTVYTLLFNGIFLGAVSGYVISQGHGERFLSFVISHGSFELTAIAVAGGAGLMLGNALIHPGQRTRFQSLQVRGLEAVQIAGGAAVMLVVAALIEAFWSPSDVSPMLKYSVGSVLWLIVFLYLAFAGLQSDETGETAAQPGPSEKPGELPSA